GGCTCCGTAGTTCTATCCTGGCAGACTCAATCGGAAATTAATAACCTGGGCTTCAATATTTTCAGAAAAGATTCACAAACTGGCACCTCTTCTCTGATTGCTGGTTACATTTCAAATAAATCTCTGCAAGGTCTCGGTACATCCACGACTGGCAGGAGTTATTTTTATTCCGATGGGCATGTTGCTTCTGGGCACACTTATGAGTACACGGTCGAAAGTGTGGCTTCAGACGGAACCAAGAAAGATTATCCTGCGATACAAGTGACGGTTAATGTTCCAAAGGTTTACGCTTTGTACCAGAACTATCCCAACCCATTCAACCCGACGACAACGATCAGTTATGATCTCCCGAAGGCTAGTCATGTGACAATAACGCTGTATGATATGCTCGGAAGAGAAGTGACGACGATTGTCGATGCACAGAAGGACGCTGGATCATACCTGGCAGTGTTCGGTGGTTCTCGGTTTTCCAGTGGTGTTTACTTCTACAAGATAAGTGCGGGTCCGTTCACGCAAATCAGGAAAATGGTTTTGATGAAATAGCCGCCTCCTTCTATTGCTGACCCTTGGTGCTCAGATCCAGTATGTCCCCTTCTTCAAAACGGGGCTGAGGGCATCTTGAGATGTACGGAAAGCCTTCGCTTCGCAGCAGCGCTACAAACTTATTTCCGTAGAGCACAATAACTTTGAGGAATATAAAGTGAAGATCGCCGGGGCGACTGCAATACTAAAACCAAAAGAAAAACTTCTCAGCAAGCCAGGGCATTTGCAACGAATGGAGATGGACAGGAGTTTACAGGAACTAATCAGTCGAGGAGCATCTTATGAAGATACCAGTTTCAATTCCCTTGTTGGTCCTAGTAAGCATCTTACTTCTATCAGTTAAGTCAAGTGCCTATCGAACCGTCGCCCCTGCCTTCAATAGGAATAACGAAGTATTTTCTACACGACTCCACAGCGGCAAATCCTGTGGCGGAAATATTATTCATCTGCTTCCGACATCGAATTATCCAATTCGAAGATCCGTTCCCAAGCTGGGAGATGTCGTGGGGAATGAACTGAGGGGTAAAATGATCAATCCGGATAAGGCGACGAGCTACACAACTCAACTTTATTTGCTTGACACTGTGGTCGTCTTTTCCACTGACTCGGAACGCTATGCTTACTCATGGGATGGCGGCGGGAAGATTCTTACCGAATCAGACCAAAAGCTGGAAAATGGTCAGTGGGTAGGTATAGCGGATTATTCTTCTACATATGACCCGGATGAAAAATGCCTTACCTCCTGGTATGAACAGTGGCAGGACGGTCAATTGACCTCCTCATCTTATCGTGATACGTATGAATTTTATGCCAATGGGGAAATGCTTACGGAATTGGTTGAGACATGGAACGGCACTCAATGGACCAATGATAGTCTTAAGACCTATAGTTACGATGCGGCAGGCAATCATATTGGAATACTCATACAGTTATGGGAAACAGGTCAATGGGATAATTCGTTTCGGTATACGTATTCATATGACAGCACGGACAAGAACTTCGCGGAGTTGATGGAACAATGGGATGGTGTCCATTGGATCAATAACCGTCGGGATTTCTTCAGTGATTCTACCGACGAAAAAGGTGATTCCATTCATACAGACGTGTATCAGATTCCGGTGGACACCTCGTGGGGTGACACTTCGTGGGTCAATTATTCGCGCTATACCTACACGTATGCTCCCACAGGGACACTGCTCGGGTTCGTTCAGGCATTCTGGGGGACTAGTGGGTGGTTTAACACGGTTACGGGTTCATTTCTTTACACACTTACGTATGATCAGCAGGGCAACATACTTACAATGTTGGACCAGTACTGGACGAGCGGGCAATGGACTGATCTCTCCCTAGACACATACACGTATGATGCCGTGGGACATATGCTTACTGATTCAGAGGCGGTGTTGATGGGGGGAACGCAATGGACTCCGAGGGCAAAATATGTTCAGACTTGGGATTCTAATGGAAATTTGCTTACATGGACATTTGAACCTTGGGGAAACTCACAGTGGACGAACTATGAGCGGGACACTCTTGGTTATGATTCAGATGGGAACCAAATACTTTATCTGCACCAATCGTGGACGGGTTCTTCCTGGTTGACCTCCGTCGGCAGTGGCGCTTACGATTATTCAGAAGTTCTGAACATTAATGGCTATTATTTTCAGTATCATGGAGATAAGGTTACATATAGCTACAGTCTTACAACCGTCACCGCCGCGTCTTCCAAAAGCGACAAGGTCCCGATTGAATTTTACTTAAGTCAGAACTATCCTAATCCTTTCAATCCGACCACTACAATTTCTTATAATCTGCAGAAAGCGGGGCATGTGACCTTGAAAGTGTATGATGTTCTGGGAAGAGAGGTCGCGACACTGTTTGATGGCTTCAAGACTGCGGGAAGCCACACCACATCATTCGATGCTTCCGCGCTGGCGAGCGGTGTATACTTTTATAGAATTGTCGCCGGTCAATTCGTTTCAACAAAGAAAATGCTCTTGATGAAATAACCCATTCTCGACATAACTGTATTAATGAGGGTCCCGCCACATAGCTTGGCGGGACTTTCTTCTTTTTGACTTCCCGGCTTGCTTTGAAATAGGATCCGTATTCTCTCTACATCTCCATAGAGCATCCGTTCGAGCGGATGCTTCACGGTGCATAGAACCCGTCGTGTAACGGACGGGTTTAAATTCTTAAGCTAGCCGTCCGTTTCAACGGATGGCGTGAGAAAGCCTCTCACCTTGCAGGCAGGAGCAGGAGGTTTTTAGGTTTCACCCTCCCAGATTAAACCGTCGTTGCGAAGTCGGCCCGCTCCTCCGGCCAACGGCGGACGACGAAATCCGCTCGACGAGTCCCTACGGGTCTATCGACCCGAAGGGTCGTAGACGAGTATTCGACCTCCGCGGCCAATCCCCCCGGACTTGACCACCAAAGGTAAACGCGCCCGCAATTCGGCAAAGCGTTGGACACGGCTCCGCCTCACTAAGTGCCGTCAGGCACGACCTATTTGTAAACCGCGATAAAAAATCTAATTGTAGCTCCATTAGGAGCGGCCTGTTTGCCTGACTCCATCAACCATCTCACCAGAGTCACATCTGATGTAACATTCGCAGAGGCTTTGAGAAGATTCCTCGTCGTCACCAGGCTGATTCCCACAAGACTCCTCGGAATGACAATTCTTAGTTTGTTTTCTTTCCGCGAAAGGTCCGCCTTGGGTCGAGAGATCTGGGGCTCCTCAAGGCCAATCGGACTCCATGGCAGGGCATCATAAAGATTTGTATGAGGTACAAGATTCATTCCTTACTTTAGTGCCGTTAGGCACGACCTATTTGTAAACCGCGATAAAAAATCTAATTACAGCTCCGTTAGGAGCGACCTGTAACGGGTGACAAGCGTTTCGCGACCCTTGTCGAACCCTCTCTCCTTGTAACAACCCCTCCCGACTTTTACATTACAAAAAGAATTTCAAAAGGAGGTTTTGCATGTTCATCTTCTACGCAGTCATCGTCATCTTAATTCTCCTTATCATGTGGGTAGTCGGAAAGTATAACACCCTCATCACACTTCGCAACCAGGTCACCAACGGCTGGAAACAAATCGACGTCCAGCTGAAAAGAAGACACGACCTGATTCCTAACCTTGTACAGGCAGTCAAGGGAGAAATGCAGTTCGAACAGGATACACTCCAAAAAGTTATAGAAGCCCGCAACTCCGCCATCTCCGCGAAAGGAGTCGCCGATTCTGCGGGCAAAGAAGATTTACTCTCGGGCGCACTCAACAAATTGTTCGCGCTTGTCGAGAACTACCCGAACCTGAAAGCGAACGAGAACGTGAAGCAGCTCCAGGAAGAAGTGACGAGCACAGAGAACAAAATCTCATTCGCAAGACAGTTCTACAACGACATCACCACAAAGTTCAACATAGCCCAGCAGGTCTTTCCGGGCAACATCGTAGCGACGATGTTCAATTTTAAGGCATCCGAACTCTTCGAGATAAAGGCGGAAGCCGACCGCGAAGTCCCGCCCGTCGATTTATCACTTCGCCACTAACGGCGGCTTTAAAGCCGCCGATAATCCGGAGACTATCTGGTGGATGATGTCAGGAACATCTATGAAGAGCAGGCGCACAACAGGCGGGCCACCATTCTTATCATGGCGGCCTTCATCCTTTTCTTAGGGCTCCTCGGTCTCGGGTTCGACGTGTTCTTTCTCGACACGGTGAACGAGGATACATTCTTTCCTATCGGCACCCTTATCGCCATCGCGATCGGTGTTATCACGGCATCGTGGAGCCTGCGAAGCGGCGCAAAGGCGGTACTCAACTCGACTCATGCTGTCCCTGCCGACCCGGCTGATCCCAAACAGAAACAGCTTCTCAATGTGGTTGAAGAGATGAGCATCGCTTCCGGACTGCCGAAGCCGCAGGTCTACATAGTACCCGATCCCGATCCCAACGCGTTCGCGACGGGGAAGGACCCCGGTAACAGCTCGATCGCAGTTACGCAGGGGCTTCTCGATACGCTCAACAGGGATGAGCTCCAGGGTGTAGTGGCACACGAGATGAGCCATATCCGCAATTACGACATCCGGCTCATGACTGTGATCGCGGCATTGGTAGGAGCGATACTTCTCCTCTCCGACTGGGCAAGGCGCGGCATGCTCTGGGGCGGCGGGAGGCGCCGCTCCCGGAGTTCGGGCGGAGCGGTTGCTATTGTCCTCCTTGTGATCTGGATTATCGGGGTCGTACTTGCTCCGCTTATAAGTCAGATCATGGCGATGGCAGTTTCACGCAAGCGCGAATATTATGCGGACGCTTCGGGCGCCGAGCTGACAAGGAACCCGCTCGCGCTTGCAAGTGCGCTTCAGAAACTCGATGACGCTTCCGCGCCGACTGAGTCGATCAAGCGCGGCGCGGCTCACCTGTGCATCGTCGATCCGCTCGGGCGGAGGATGAACGCGAAAGAAGGACGCGCGGCGGATCTGTTCGCCACGCACCCGCCGACATTCAGACGAATCGCTCTTCTTAAGGCGATGGCGTACGAGACGAAGCCGGGCGCGCCGGAACAAAAGCTGGCACAGCCGGGGACACCACAAGCACCCGCTCAGTAAGATATACCTGTAGCCGCGGATGAGCGCCCCGTCTCCCGTGGGCCGGGTCTTCGACTTGCGCCATCCGGCCATATATATTTATTTCGGACCGGACTTGAGGTTTATCCCTCACCTCGTGCGGGGTCCGCGCCTTACAGACAATGATACTCCGGTTCGATTTGCAGGATTCTCTCTTGTCCAATTTCTTTTGGTCGTCCAAAAGTCCCGCAGTATGCCTACGCGCCGGAGCGCTTCGGCGCGCAGGTGCGGGATCCCTTACATATGAAAGTATTACTGAGCGGGAAAAATGGACTGAAAGTCCGCCTAAGGTCGATGACACGTCTACGACCCTTCGGGTCGAAAGACCCGTAGGGACTCGTCGAGCGCATGCACATATGGGGGACATTAGTACCTTCCGGCACCTGTCGCGACCTTAGTGAGGATGTCAAGACAGAGGCAAGTAAAAGAGAATCATCAAGTTTTAGGGCATATTACTTGTCCACTTTCTTTTGCTCGTCCAAAAGAAAGTGGACTGAAAGAAAAGGACGCCCCGCGAAAATGATCCCGACTATCGTCCCGTCCAAATATTTGTGTGTCGGGATGCCGCAAGGCGGCATCGGGACCGTCCCGTGCTCAGTTGTATGCGATTTTTTGAATAGCGATGTCAATACCTACGTTTGACAAAAAATCGCTGTAACCAGTTGTGGAGCTGAAATAGAGTGTTCCCCTTCAACAGGACTTCATTTTCGCAAGGGGATGATATACGTTCTGCGTGAATTAGCAGAATATGACTAATGAATGCTTTCGACATGATACTACGTGTTTGTGGACTGAGGGATTTACTTTACCGCATGGGGTGTCAGGGATCTTCTTGGTTAAGTTGCAAATAATGTTCGAGAAGGCATTCGAAAAAAATGGCGATTAGGAAATTTCCTCCGGTGCTCTAACCTAGCCCTAACAAACAAATCGCCGACGCCGATAGGCGGAGGCTTGATTTGTTTCCAACTCAAGCGGAAATTTCCAGCCATTTTTTCCGAGAGCCTTGACTTTTTCTTTGGTACTTTCTTTTGTGTCAAGACAAAAGAAAGTACATAAGCAATCATCGTGTCAAGTACAGTGTCTCTTGTCCACTTTCTTTTGTCATCTTGAGACCCGACGATTCGCAGTCGGGTCGAAAGATCTGGAGCTCCTCAAGGCCAATCGGACTCCATGGCAGGGCATCATAAAGATTGGTATGAGGTACAAGACTCATTTCTTACTTTAGTGCCCTTAGGCACGACCTGTTTGTAAACCGCGATAAAAAATCTAATTGCAGCTCCGTTAGGAGCGACCTGTTCGCCTGGCTCCATCAACCATCTCACCAGAGTGACATCGAATGACAATTCTCCGTTTGTTCCTCTTCCGGGAAAGGTCCGCCCTTTGGACGGAGATCCGAAGTCGCAAAGGTCGCAAAAGGTAATATATTTATTCTCTGTTTCCTCCGTGCCTCCGTGCCTGCACGCCGGAGTATCATCAGGGTTGGTTCCGGCACGCAGGCGTGTCTCAGTGGTTAAACTGAACCACAAGCATCGGCATCCATTGTCCGCCACATTATTTTCTGGCGGAGGACGCCTCGTCAAATCAGGAAACCCCGAAGGGGTCTACAGATTTTGAAGCCGTCGAGTTCATTCGATGGCAGACCTGCATACACTTATTGTTTATGTTGACGGATTAAGCCAAATTACTTACCAGGGCCGGCTGATATAGTCAACAACAGCGATAGTGGGATTTCCGTTTGCATCGTCCCGCTATTTTCCGAATTCGTACTCCGTAGAGAATGTTCGCCTGGGATCGGATGATCCCGGAAGGCTCTACAGTTTCGCGCGTTTGAAGTCGATGACGACGCCAACGGGATGTCAGGGAGCATTAACCCAGCGTTGTGCTGGTGCAATTCCAGCCTGTAATTAACGCCGCAAAAGAGTGAGGAGGGAACAAACATGAAGAGACTCATACCGGGTCCGGAGTCTACACAGGGGCAATTCACAAGTTTTGCCGAAATCTTAAACCATCTCAGGAGGACACTTCTGAAATCCTCCTTACTATCCTTCGCTATCACAGGTCTGCTTGTTTGTTCTGTTCATGCTCAAACCATCTGGAGCAGCAGCAACGGAACGATCACATTTACGAAGGCAAATTACGCCGATTACACACAGGCGGCTAGTCAAGACCGCATCACAGACAATGTATGGATTACACGTGCGGACAATCAACAGATTTTCAATATCAAAACGGAATCGTCGGCTGATGGCCACGGTGGGAGCTCACCGGCAGGAACTGAATGGGCAATTGGGACAACAGCGGACTTTTCTTCGCTGACGTTTACATCGTGGGGAGATGCGATTACATGGGTTCCACCCCTCATGGTAGGCAAGGACATGGTCGTACATCTCATTGCTGATAATATCTATATCGACATCAAATTCCTCTCGTGGAGCCAGAATAGCACGGGCGGAGGATTTTCTTACGTTCGTGCCGGTGGACCACTTGAAGCGGTATCAATACCGGCGCCGCTCTTCTCAGGGACTTCGGAGACGCTTTCGGGTCAAGTGTTTTCTTCAGGGTCGGCGGCGACTGCATATGTACTCCTTGGAACCGCGAGCGGCAATTATACCGACAGCGTTCTGGCTGCACCGTCATCCATTGGCGCCGGCACCCAGACCACGGTGTCTGCCGATTTCTCCGGTCTTGATTCTACGAAGACCTATTACTTCTGCACATCCGCATCTAATGGCGTATTGTACAAGCGGAGCGCGGAGCTCAGGTTCTCTCACCCAAAAGTCTGGAGCAGCAGCAACGGAACAATCATATTCACGAAGGCAGCTTACGCCGATTACACACAGGCGGCTAGTCAAGACCGCATCACAGATGATGTATGGATCACGCGTGGGGACGATCAGCAGATTTTCAATATCAAAACAGAATCCTCAGCTGACGGTAACGGCGGAATCTCACCGGCGGGAACAGAATGGGCGATTGGGACAACTGCGGATATTTCTTCACTCACGTTTACGCCTTGGGGGAATGCGATTGGATGGCATCCACCCGGCATGTTGGGCAAGGACATGGTCGTACATCTTACTGTTGATAATATCTATATCGACATTAAGTTCCTCTCGTGGACGGGAAGGGCCGCCGGTGGTGGATTCTCGTATGTGCGCGCAGTGGGACCGTTTGAAGTATCGTCCGTGGCTCCGCCGCTCATGACAGGTACTTCAGAGACGCTTTCGGGTCAAGTGTTTACTTTAAGTTCAGCAGCTACGGCTTACATTCTGCTTGGAACCAGCAGCGGTAATTATACCGACAGTCTGCTTGCGACGCCGAACTCGGTTGCTGCCGGCACCCAGACAACGGTGTCTGCCGATTTTTCTGAACTCGATACTACGAAGACATATTACTTTTGTGTTGCTGCATCGAATGGAACATTGTACAAACGAAGCGCTGAGCGAAGTTTCTCTCATTTCGTTGGAACCATCTGGAGCAGCAGCAACGGAACAATCATATTCACGAAGGCAGATTACGCCGATTACACACAGGCCGTCAATCAAGACCGCATCACAGACAGTGTATGGATTACACGTGCGAACAGTCAGCAGGTTTTCAATATCAAGACAGAATCATCGGCTGATGGTAACGGCGGAATCTCACCGACAGGAACAGAATGGGCAATTGGGACGACGACAGATCTGGCTTCGTTAACGTTTGGGACGTGGTATAGCACCGTCTGGTCTATCGGTGGTCCGCTGTCCGCTGTTGGTCACGACATGGTGGTTCACCTCATAGCGGATAATATCTATATCGACATTAAGTTCCTCTCGTGGACTTACGGCAACAACGGTGGTGGATTCTCGTATGTGCGCGCCGGGGGACCGCTTGAAGTATCTTCTACTACACCGTCACATGCGACACGCACTTCAGTTACAGTGGGCGGCAAAGTTTTCTCTTTGAGTTCGACAGCGGTGGCTTACGCATTATACGGAACTACCAGCGGCGCTTATACAGACAGCGTGCTTATGACGCCGTCTCCAATCACAGCCGGCTCCCAAACAGATGTCTCTGCAAATCTTTCAGGCCTGAATAATTCAACCGCGTATTATTATTGTACTGCTGCCTCCAATGGAACACTTTATAAGAGAAGCGGCGAGACAATCTTCGCGACTCAGACTACCGAGAATTATGCGTTGGAGTTTGACGGAACCGATGACTACGTATCGCTGCCGGCAAATTTATGGAATAACAACTTCTCTAATGGTACTGCGATAAGTGTCGAGTACTGGTTCAAAGGAACCTGGTTAAGCTCGCCGTATCGGGCTCAGGATTACAGCGGCAATTACTTCGTTCCAGGTTGGGAAAATACCAACGACGGGAATATCTATCATATCATTTCTAACGACGGCGGCACCACCGATGGGGTTTTGATTGGATCAATTTCGACGTTGAACGACAATCAATGGCATCACATTGCAATGACGTGGCAAAAAGCCGGCCTGTTTACGAGCTATCTTGATGGCGTACAGGTGGCGCAACGCGCTGCAGCAAATGTTGATCTTCCCGCGATGAATGTCACGAATTATTTTGGGGCGTATTTCGGAAATGCTGAATTCCTTAGTGGCCTTCTTGACGAAGTGCGAATATGGAATGTCGTCCGGTCTCAAGTCGAGATTCAGTCCACCATGAACGACACCCTTACGGGCACCGAAACAGGGCTTGTTGGTTACTGGCAATTCAACGAATCAGGAACGACCACGACCGCTTACGAACAGATGGGACTCTACAATGGTACCCTGAATAACTTCGCATTTAGCGGCGACGGCTGGGTCACCGACTCGGACCTCGCGCTTCCTGTTCAAGCCACAGACTTTGTCGCGAAAGCAGATATCGGTTCTGTCACGCTTTCCTGGAAAACCGGCTCCGAAGTGAACAACGCTGGATTTAACATCCTCCGCCGGGACGCCGGCATCGGTGCGTTCATTTCAATCGGAGGCTACACAACCAATGCAGCGCTTAAAGGAATGGGCACCAGCACTACCGGAAGGAGTTACACCTTCACCGACACAAAAGTCAGATCAGGCGCTGTCTACGACTACAAGATTCAGTGCGCAACCGCGGACGGGATTGCCAAAGACGTTACGACACTGACAGGCATCCAGGTTGAAATTCCAAAGGATTATGCTCTCTACCAGAACTACCCGAACCCGTTCAATCCGAGTACCACGATACGTTTCGACTTGAAGGAATCATCTACAGTGACTCTTGAGGTCTACAACATGCTTGGACAGAGGGTGATGAAACAGGATTACGGGACAATGAACGCTGGACGATACAACGAGAATATAAACATGGGTCGGTTTACCAGCGGGGTGTATTACTACCGGATTGATGTGTTGGGATCTGATGGACAGAAGTTTGTTTCGATAAAGAAGATGCTGGAGATGAAATGATTTCATCATTTCATCGGAAGTCCGCCGCGCTTTTTGGCGGAGTGTTGATGAAGTAGAGATTGAACTCACCACTTTTCCCCTCGATGGCCCGCGGCTCGAGCCGTGGGTCCCGCAGGGGGAGAGGTGGCGCAACCCCCATTCTCAAGCAGGAATAAAGACCTGGAGGAAAATGAAAACGAGTAAACGTTTACTTCATCTATTCCTGATTTGGAGCCGACCGGGCGCATCTGCCCGATTCATGTGCGCGAATGCGATGCGGCTTTTGAATCCGTTCATCCTCTCTTTAGGTATCCCGGGTTTGCTGGTATTTTCTGCAGAAGCACAGACTACCTGGAGCAGCAGCAGCGGCACAATCACGTTTACAAAGTCGGATTATGCCGACTGGACACAAGCCGCGAATCAGGACCGGATTACGAGCGACGTATGGATCACGCGTGCCAACAACCAGGCCATCTTTAACATTAAGTCGGAATCGTCTTACGATGCCACTCATAATACCTCACCGGCCGGGACAGAATGGGCGATCGGGACGACGGCGGATATTCACTCATTAACGTTTAGTACCTGGTATAATACCGTTCAGTCGGTGGGAGGTCCGCCATCCTCTGTTGGCAAGGATATGGTCGTTCACCTCATTGCCGATGATGTATATATTGATATTAAGTTTCTCTCATATACCGGTGGCAATAAAGGCGGGGGATTCTCGTATGTTCGTGCCGCTGAGACTCCCCTTCCGGTCCAGGCGACCGGCTTCAAAGCGATTTCGGATATCGGCTCGATCACCATTTCGTGGAGGACGGAATCGGAGGTTGACAATGCGGGATTCGTGGTGATGAAGCAGCAATCAGGTATTAGCAATTGGCAATTAGCTGGAAGCTATAAAGCTGACCAGAATCTCGAGGGACTGGGCACGAGCAGCACAGGAAGAAATTATTCGTTCACCGACAACAAAGTCGTTTCGGGAAGGACATACGGCTACAGGGTCCAGAGTGTATCGACGAGTGGAGTCGTCAAAGGCTTATCCACAATTTCTGTTACAGTAGATGTACCGAAGACGTTTGCACTTTATCAGAATTATC
This DNA window, taken from Candidatus Kryptoniota bacterium, encodes the following:
- a CDS encoding LamG-like jellyroll fold domain-containing protein; translated protein: MKRLIPGPESTQGQFTSFAEILNHLRRTLLKSSLLSFAITGLLVCSVHAQTIWSSSNGTITFTKANYADYTQAASQDRITDNVWITRADNQQIFNIKTESSADGHGGSSPAGTEWAIGTTADFSSLTFTSWGDAITWVPPLMVGKDMVVHLIADNIYIDIKFLSWSQNSTGGGFSYVRAGGPLEAVSIPAPLFSGTSETLSGQVFSSGSAATAYVLLGTASGNYTDSVLAAPSSIGAGTQTTVSADFSGLDSTKTYYFCTSASNGVLYKRSAELRFSHPKVWSSSNGTIIFTKAAYADYTQAASQDRITDDVWITRGDDQQIFNIKTESSADGNGGISPAGTEWAIGTTADISSLTFTPWGNAIGWHPPGMLGKDMVVHLTVDNIYIDIKFLSWTGRAAGGGFSYVRAVGPFEVSSVAPPLMTGTSETLSGQVFTLSSAATAYILLGTSSGNYTDSLLATPNSVAAGTQTTVSADFSELDTTKTYYFCVAASNGTLYKRSAERSFSHFVGTIWSSSNGTIIFTKADYADYTQAVNQDRITDSVWITRANSQQVFNIKTESSADGNGGISPTGTEWAIGTTTDLASLTFGTWYSTVWSIGGPLSAVGHDMVVHLIADNIYIDIKFLSWTYGNNGGGFSYVRAGGPLEVSSTTPSHATRTSVTVGGKVFSLSSTAVAYALYGTTSGAYTDSVLMTPSPITAGSQTDVSANLSGLNNSTAYYYCTAASNGTLYKRSGETIFATQTTENYALEFDGTDDYVSLPANLWNNNFSNGTAISVEYWFKGTWLSSPYRAQDYSGNYFVPGWENTNDGNIYHIISNDGGTTDGVLIGSISTLNDNQWHHIAMTWQKAGLFTSYLDGVQVAQRAAANVDLPAMNVTNYFGAYFGNAEFLSGLLDEVRIWNVVRSQVEIQSTMNDTLTGTETGLVGYWQFNESGTTTTAYEQMGLYNGTLNNFAFSGDGWVTDSDLALPVQATDFVAKADIGSVTLSWKTGSEVNNAGFNILRRDAGIGAFISIGGYTTNAALKGMGTSTTGRSYTFTDTKVRSGAVYDYKIQCATADGIAKDVTTLTGIQVEIPKDYALYQNYPNPFNPSTTIRFDLKESSTVTLEVYNMLGQRVMKQDYGTMNAGRYNENINMGRFTSGVYYYRIDVLGSDGQKFVSIKKMLEMK
- a CDS encoding T9SS type A sorting domain-containing protein; translation: MGNELRGKMINPDKATSYTTQLYLLDTVVVFSTDSERYAYSWDGGGKILTESDQKLENGQWVGIADYSSTYDPDEKCLTSWYEQWQDGQLTSSSYRDTYEFYANGEMLTELVETWNGTQWTNDSLKTYSYDAAGNHIGILIQLWETGQWDNSFRYTYSYDSTDKNFAELMEQWDGVHWINNRRDFFSDSTDEKGDSIHTDVYQIPVDTSWGDTSWVNYSRYTYTYAPTGTLLGFVQAFWGTSGWFNTVTGSFLYTLTYDQQGNILTMLDQYWTSGQWTDLSLDTYTYDAVGHMLTDSEAVLMGGTQWTPRAKYVQTWDSNGNLLTWTFEPWGNSQWTNYERDTLGYDSDGNQILYLHQSWTGSSWLTSVGSGAYDYSEVLNINGYYFQYHGDKVTYSYSLTTVTAASSKSDKVPIEFYLSQNYPNPFNPTTTISYNLQKAGHVTLKVYDVLGREVATLFDGFKTAGSHTTSFDASALASGVYFYRIVAGQFVSTKKMLLMK
- a CDS encoding LemA family protein, with the translated sequence MFYAVIVILILLIMWVVGKYNTLITLRNQVTNGWKQIDVQLKRRHDLIPNLVQAVKGEMQFEQDTLQKVIEARNSAISAKGVADSAGKEDLLSGALNKLFALVENYPNLKANENVKQLQEEVTSTENKISFARQFYNDITTKFNIAQQVFPGNIVATMFNFKASELFEIKAEADREVPPVDLSLRH
- a CDS encoding M48 family metallopeptidase — encoded protein: MDDVRNIYEEQAHNRRATILIMAAFILFLGLLGLGFDVFFLDTVNEDTFFPIGTLIAIAIGVITASWSLRSGAKAVLNSTHAVPADPADPKQKQLLNVVEEMSIASGLPKPQVYIVPDPDPNAFATGKDPGNSSIAVTQGLLDTLNRDELQGVVAHEMSHIRNYDIRLMTVIAALVGAILLLSDWARRGMLWGGGRRRSRSSGGAVAIVLLVIWIIGVVLAPLISQIMAMAVSRKREYYADASGAELTRNPLALASALQKLDDASAPTESIKRGAAHLCIVDPLGRRMNAKEGRAADLFATHPPTFRRIALLKAMAYETKPGAPEQKLAQPGTPQAPAQ
- a CDS encoding T9SS type A sorting domain-containing protein, whose amino-acid sequence is MKTSKRLLHLFLIWSRPGASARFMCANAMRLLNPFILSLGIPGLLVFSAEAQTTWSSSSGTITFTKSDYADWTQAANQDRITSDVWITRANNQAIFNIKSESSYDATHNTSPAGTEWAIGTTADIHSLTFSTWYNTVQSVGGPPSSVGKDMVVHLIADDVYIDIKFLSYTGGNKGGGFSYVRAAETPLPVQATGFKAISDIGSITISWRTESEVDNAGFVVMKQQSGISNWQLAGSYKADQNLEGLGTSSTGRNYSFTDNKVVSGRTYGYRVQSVSTSGVVKGLSTISVTVDVPKTFALYQNYPNPFNPETVISYQLSVASNVKLEVYNAIGVKVATLANGKQDAGVYDVTFDGAGFASGVYFYRIVAAGDGGQTFVSTKKLILMK